A single genomic interval of Alteromonas sp. CI.11.F.A3 harbors:
- a CDS encoding GAF domain-containing protein, which produces MKASQHVHEALRLKALKDLNVLDTPPDIQLDAITKATQEYFGCKICLVSLIAEDRQWFKSRQCLDVSETPRNISFCTYAIAEEEYLIVPNALEDNRFSNNELVQGAPFIRAYAGAILRSLDGYELGTLCVIHDSPRAFSAEDIDKLREFAKLAEAVLNKNIVEDI; this is translated from the coding sequence ATGAAAGCATCACAGCATGTGCATGAGGCCTTACGGCTAAAGGCATTGAAAGATTTAAACGTACTTGATACTCCTCCTGATATCCAATTAGATGCGATTACAAAGGCAACGCAAGAGTATTTTGGCTGTAAGATTTGCTTAGTGAGCTTAATTGCTGAAGACCGTCAGTGGTTTAAATCTCGTCAATGTTTAGATGTGTCAGAAACCCCGCGGAATATCTCTTTTTGTACGTATGCTATTGCAGAAGAAGAGTACTTAATCGTGCCAAATGCATTAGAAGATAATCGTTTTTCGAATAATGAACTAGTACAAGGCGCTCCTTTTATACGCGCTTATGCAGGCGCCATTTTACGTTCTCTCGATGGTTATGAGCTAGGTACATTATGTGTAATTCATGACTCTCCCAGAGCATTTAGTGCAGAAGATATCGATAAACTACGTGAGTTTGCCAAGCTTGCAGAAGCGGTGCTAAACAAAAATATCGTTGAGGATATCTAA